The following is a genomic window from Danaus plexippus chromosome 28, MEX_DaPlex, whole genome shotgun sequence.
TCCATACATCACCACCTCGCAAACCGGTAGCGCCACCAGCACCGTCACCTCCACGTACGAGCCCAACGTGAACGCCACCAGCTCCAAAACATCGACGTACATAACAGACCTATTGACGGAGGTCATAAGGATCACGGACCCTGAACAAGTGGATGAGAAGCAACTGAGGCAGAAGCTCAGCGAGCTGGTGGCGAGGAAGCAAATTCCGGACCAATATCCGGCCACGGACGCGGAGACCACCACCGGGACGGTGTCCAGTGTAGAAACCTCTAGTCCCTCTAGTCCCCTAGGTAAGAATGACTAGTCACTGGCTCACTTCTACCCCTACCTAGAGCGCTGGCGCACACCTCCGCTCCGCTCCGCGCTAGTCGTAAGGCTGCCGAGCGACTGCTGCCCCCTCTAGTGGGGTACGTGAGACAGTGTATTATATCTATTGTATAGATACAAACACCACAGTCAGGAAGCAGGAGCTAGATATACCGCGGCTACTGGCGATCATCTCGGATCTGGCCAGCGAGTTCGAGTCCAACCTCACGAGGAAGCTGAACGAAACCCTGGCCAACATGACGCTGCCAACCTGCACCACGCCCACACCCATACCGCCCGTCACGTCGGAGTATGACGCCAACTACACCGGGAGCGTCATAGCCAAGGTGAGAAGAGAGACTCAGGGGAAGCTGGTCACTCATTTACTAAATAAGTACGGAAGTGATTTCAATGAGAGTTCTTATCTCTCTCTGCGACATGTTCCTGCGAGAGACGGCGTCAAGGCTGTGGCGACTTCCTACTATAGTTGTTgtactttaacataaaatacactGAACGGATTCTGTAAACTACTATTTATCACTCATTCCAAGGAATCGCACTGGAATGCATCGTCAGACTAGATGGcactaatattatttgcttCTCTCAAACTTAATTCGGTGGTCCACGAGGATGATCACAGGCACTAGCTAGTATATGGAAATGCACCGGACATACAGTGAACGGCTCTGATATTGTGGAGGCTATATACGTATAGGTTCTGTGGGAAACTTTTAAAGGTAATTAAACCTTGGATGCTAATCAATCAGACCCGTTATTATATGATGGTGAGTCAGACAGTTTTAAACTGACTACTCCGGTGTCAGTGTTACGTGTGTGGTCTCTCCACCCCCGCCATACCGAAGAACGCTCACTGTGCCGACGCCTTCGCCGGGGACTTCCTGCCGCTGGTGCCGGTGGACCCCACCGCCAAGGGGAAGATCTCCAGGTTCAAGAAGTACTGCCAATACTCCAATGTGTGAGTACGCATAACtctttatacatatactaGCTCTGCCGGTGGTTTTGCTTGctttggttatttttgtaattagcTACATCGATTAACatgaaaattctaaaattaaactaaactatATCACTGTCTGATACACCAGCTATCTGCTAGTGTAAGTTACGTCAAAATAGTTTCAGCCTTTTCAGAGATTAGCcggaacaaacaaacagacaaaacaTGATAAAAAAGCTTTATTACAAGGTCTGTACATACCTGAGCCTGTTGTAGTATAAAGCGTTTCCTCtgatattacaaacagacattcCTAccttatgatttattatacatcAATAGGGAGAGTCGTAGCTCGGGTCGTAGCTAATTGTAGAACCCGTCTACAAACCGCTACATACAGCTACGGTCCTTCCAACACTTGCTTATATCAATTCAAGTATTGGATCAACTTATCTGACATTTTCAATGTTCAACACGCTTACCGGAAGTTTGTCtaacactacatacgaagcgtttcccgttaaTACTGTAACGtgagaagatttatgaatgaaatacatttaacgCTACGTGTGTAGTGACGACGCGCACTTGGAATAAGCAcacaacttattatttaaaactcttcTTTTAACTTGGTGATGTCACAGTATATACCTAAATATGTTGCGAGTATAAGACAAGTAAAGCACACGACTTTACCTTCACGTAATAGTGTAGTAATGAACCAGAGGTATCAGGCGAAAAAGTTAACAAACAGATGACAATTAGCAGATAAAGATGGCGACCTTAGAAAGCGAAACCACAAGACACGAACTATTGGTTTAAGGCTTTTTGATAACGGTTTAATTATGATATGATCTGGGTGTTTGTATGAagataaatgatatattttaaaattttgttatagctTTCATTACATGAGATCGAGTAGATAAAAATCGaaggtaaattatatatatatatatatataattattttaattccttctacacaacaataaaactaaatgaaggaattaattatattaattccttcatttagttttattgttttaaattcattaaaggTTCCTTAACTATAAGCACTGCTAGAAATAATTTCATGGgttgctgataaaaaaaaatgtattttataaaacgtatCTTAGAGCTGAGCTAGATTAGATCCCAAGTGTTGAGAGGTCTCTAGTACTAACACACAGCACCATGTGTCAAGAAATCCTTCATCATTATCCTACAAAAACGTGAATTTTGTGTGTCTAACGAAAAATTCctgaatataatacatttggaGCCCCACAGGCCGATCCGAGAGAAGCTCGCATACTTTATTAGGTATTATATAAGAGTTGTTTGTAACGCCGCGTCACGGTGGCCGCGAGCCAACAACCGCGAGCGAGCTCCTGATGTATACACGAGGAGCAGCTCAATAAATCACCAGCAACCTGGGGGAGGGTCTGCCCCGGCGCGGAGACGAGGGCGAGAGGTCCTACCCTCGCGATTAAACTGAGACGCCTCATTGAGCCACATTAACATCGCAAATTATGATTTACTGTTACGAATACTGAGGAAACTCCACAAGATGACTCTGCTCTTATCATATATAGACGCCGCCTCTGACAGGCGCTTGCTGTATGCTTGTTGTATTCTGTTTGAGATTTTAAATgagttttgtatatataagatatgaaGTATGTTCATTGCTGTATGTCCGTCCAGCCCCAGGTACCAGCTGAACGCGAGCCAGCCCCGGGTGATCCTGGGTCGCTGGACGGGAGGCTGCGCCGTCCGCTGGATCGACCTGAGCGGTGTGTACACCCAGCGGACCTGCAGGAACAGGCTCCAGCCCACCATGGGGCTGCACTTCGGCAGCAAGAGAATGGCCAAGCTCGAGAGGAGTCTGTGGGTACGTGACTCACCCTGAGCCTATGCGTGTCAAATGTTTGGTGGTGTCGATAACAGTGAATGAAGTATTcatttagtttagtttttatgttatttggtTTACTGTTGAGGACATGGGTTGTGGAATTTGGGTAAATATTAACctgaataaattatgattaggTAAATATTGACACTCAGAGTGTTCTCTTAACATTAGACATCAGTATAGTGCGTGACGAAATTAATAAGAAGGTTCTGATGATGAGAAGTATATAAGCaactattcaatataatatgcaaTAGTTGAGTTCCGTGAGAGCTTCATTCCGTGAGATAGTATGAGCGTAAAGTGATGGTAAGGTTGCAGACTGTAGATGTGGTTCATTCCACCAGAACGTGGAGAACGGGTGTATAATAAGTCCCATGGCGACGCTGGTGCCTCTCTCCCGCGGCATATCGCTGTACGCTCGCTTCCACGCCTGTGTGTGCACAGGCAGCTGGTGCAACATCACCTCCCACCACCTGCATCTGCACCTGCAGCACTGGCTCACCACACTCCTCATGATGCTGCTCAGGATCACGTGACATAAGAAGGAAGCTGTCGCCTCGCACACCATCGCTATGTTCTGTTTCGTCAGTAAAattcttgtaataattttgtatataaataaaaatattttcctcgTCCCaattgtgtttaattttacttcgGAAATACTACTGGAATGTGACGTCATAATTCAAGATGTTAAATTTtgataccaaaaatataaaaattataaatcactaTAAAAGGATAACGTATGAGACTCTAatagtacaaatatatttagtcgAATCGTAAATAAAGTATTCGTTGTCTTTTCAAAGATTTTCCtccgaaataatatttttcttgtctGTTAAATCTTTTAACAGTATTCAATGAAGACtcgtcatataataatatattgtaattagcgctatataaaatgtcttaagtaaccttttaatatattgtgttgTGTTAATGTCTCgccattattattacttattgcTACTTGTTACTTGTTACTAACAACAAAACGACCATGTTCCTTTCTTATGTTACATACAAGTGTAACGAATCATTTCTGTAGCCTGTAGGTGCTTTGATCGGGAATactaactaatttatttatagtacagAATCACATCGGGTAGGTCGTCAATCagtagtattaaatttaaatttaactaacaaCTACAGTTTAGAGTAGATTTCGTGTTTTCTTGGGCCGTTCGTCTCTAGTTAACTTTACtggtttcaataaaataaacttttttcatGAGCAGTCACTCCTCCTACTATTATTAGTTAAAAGACAGTATTTATAAACTCGCTTGTATCTTCTTCCGCCTGCGACATGAAGTACCTTCTTCACATATTACTTGTATACTGCTAATACTTAATAGTAAACATTAAGTTGATCATTTATTGAGGAGAACAAGGTCTGATGATGGAGtatgtatgtacttatatCCTGAGGTCCGGAGAGTGAGGTCGCTGGAGCAAAATGGCGCCCTCCTGCCCACCTGTTGGCTCACCGCGCATTGGCTGGCTGCGATAGGCACACCCACTCACAGAACGAGACACGGCTCTATAACACTCAGAAAAGATAAGGTAAACATTCAAGTCATGTAtcgaaagtatatatatttatatattttaagaattataaagtTCACTCTTTCACGCAAACTTCGACCTTTTACTCAGTCtatataggattttttttatgttaaatcgTTTCATAgctctattttaattttcatctttaTAACACTGgctgaaagtaaaataaataatatacaaggaGGTTGTCGCCCAAATAGGTCTGTTAAAGAACCAAAAATCgattttgatatattgataGGTATAAAGGTAGATTGTATAACTTCAATATCATCGATGAGATGGCTTGTGACGATGTGTGCATGTTTGTTGCTCTGTAACacaaaaactactgaacagaATCTGATGAAACTGTACACTAATGTAGCTCAGACATCAGACTAGGACACACGCTATAGTTTATCCCTTTACTCTTGTAGTTACCGCCTATAACAACACAAGTTGTACCGTGTATGTAGTCACTTATGCATTGTAGTTAAAAGTTAGGTGACATGTGCCTTGATTTGTCG
Proteins encoded in this region:
- the LOC116776298 gene encoding uncharacterized protein LOC116776298 isoform X1; this encodes MLFRIPGVLLVLLVEAVSYDYGDGDVYEEYEGYADEDETSTTPISEQFTINRIRRYGAEAALKTLSPEDVREVRGALKQLFSSITLENPFTPYITTSQTGSATSTVTSTYEPNVNATSSKTSTYITDLLTEVIRITDPEQVDEKQLRQKLSELVARKQIPDQYPATDAETTTGTVSSVETSSPSSPLDTNTTVRKQELDIPRLLAIISDLASEFESNLTRKLNETLANMTLPTCTTPTPIPPVTSEYDANYTGSVIAKCYVCGLSTPAIPKNAHCADAFAGDFLPLVPVDPTAKGKISRFKKYCQYSNVPRYQLNASQPRVILGRWTGGCAVRWIDLSGVYTQRTCRNRLQPTMGLHFGSKRMAKLERSLWNVENGCIISPMATLVPLSRGISLYARFHACVCTGSWCNITSHHLHLHLQHWLTTLLMMLLRIT
- the LOC116776298 gene encoding uncharacterized protein LOC116776298 isoform X2; this encodes MLFRIPGVLLVLLVEAVSYDYGDGDVYEEYEGYADEDETSTTPISEQFTINRIRRYGAEAALKTLSPEDVREVRGALKQLFSSITLENPFTPYITTSQTGSATSTVTSTYEPNVNATSSKTSTYITDLLTEVIRITDPEQVDEKQLRQKLSELVARKQIPDQYPATDAETTTGTVSSVETSSPSSPLVRKQELDIPRLLAIISDLASEFESNLTRKLNETLANMTLPTCTTPTPIPPVTSEYDANYTGSVIAKCYVCGLSTPAIPKNAHCADAFAGDFLPLVPVDPTAKGKISRFKKYCQYSNVPRYQLNASQPRVILGRWTGGCAVRWIDLSGVYTQRTCRNRLQPTMGLHFGSKRMAKLERSLWNVENGCIISPMATLVPLSRGISLYARFHACVCTGSWCNITSHHLHLHLQHWLTTLLMMLLRIT